The following proteins are co-located in the Vigna angularis cultivar LongXiaoDou No.4 chromosome 2, ASM1680809v1, whole genome shotgun sequence genome:
- the LOC108327037 gene encoding protein NETWORKED 3A, with protein MENKDPESWSSAPIYQSQWLQTTISDLDEKLDAMKTILDGDNSPKELMHCEWREDLIEMLEDFGQSYRVLAIAYNQLKLKTSQGTFQSGSLSSSGTSRTICSICNKRATGKLRDKNNQGDECSLEHSNIKIDRSILGFDLSNEQGDECHELLSAGTCSTKLKPERRHIQMEDRMTKFSTTEEKIDDSELNQRTEDPPMISFKCDNLWSTLKYQTKLTQDNLHQLLVLVQRNDEKRETIRRLRLKVETLKTENRALQISLTHSNADSECDQPQTSRAGGRSTGKLFKI; from the exons ATGGAGAATAAAGATCCTGAATCATGGAGTTCTGCTCCTATCTATCAGTCTCAATGGCTTCAAACAACCATATCAG aCTTGGATGAGAAATTGGATGCTATGAAGACCATTTTAGATGGTGACAATTCTCCAAAAGAACTCATGCATTGCGAATGGAGAGAAGATCTCATAGAGATGCTTGAAGATTTTGGCCAATCTTACCGTGTGTTAGCCATAGCATATAACCAACTGAAGTTAAAAACCTCTCAGGGTACCTTCCAATCTGGATCTTTATCATCTTCTGGTACATCAAGAACCATTTGTTCTATCTGCAATAAAAGAGCAACAGGTAAATTGAGAGATAAAAATAACCAAGGAGATGAATGTTCCTTGGAGCACTCCAATATCAAAATTGACCGTAGTATCCTTGGTTTTGATCTTTCAAACGAGCAAGGAGATGAATGCCATGAACTGTTATCAGCAGGCACATGCAGCACGAAATTAAAACCAGAACGCAGACATATTCAAATGGAGGACAGAATGACAAAATTTTCAACCACTGAAGAGAAGATTGACGATTCGGAATTAAATCAGAGAACTGAAGATCCTCCAATGATCAGTTTCAAATGTGACAATTTGTGGTCGACACTAAAGTATCAAACAAAACTTACACAGGACAATCTGCACCAGTTGCTAGTGCTGGTCCaaagaaatgatgaaaagagagaaaccaTCAGAAGGCTTAGACTAAAGGTGGAAACTTTGAAGACTGAGAACAGGGCCCTGCAGATTTCTTTAACCCACTCCAATGCTGATTCAGAATGTGATCAACCACAGACTTCAAGAGCAGGAGGAAGATCTACAGGCAAGCTCTTCAAAATCTAG
- the LOC108327036 gene encoding pentatricopeptide repeat-containing protein At3g26782, mitochondrial has protein sequence METTTLTMTRLVFRTTPSTARRKRAYSTWQTNTANLTSMFGKYVDKTSVSSWNTVIADLARSGDFMEALSAFSSMRKLSLHPNRSTFPCAIKACAALSDLRAGVQIHQQAFAFGFGHDLFVSAALVDMYSKCGFPDLARYLFDEIPSRNVVSWTSMIAGYIRNDRAQEAVCLFKELLAEDSGSAESEYEAFVDSMLVGCVLSACSRVGWRSATEGVHGLVVKRGFEGCVGVGNTLMDAYAKCGEMGVARKVFDGMHESDVCSWNSIISQYAQNGLSAEAFCVFADMVKSGNVKYNEVTLSAVLLACANSGALQLGKCIHDQVIKMDMEDSVVVGTSIVDMYCKCGRVEMARKAFDRMNMKNVKSWTAMVAGYGMHGRAKEAMEVFYEMIRSGDKPNYITFVSVLAACSHAGLLKEGRHWFNRMKSEFNVEPGIEHYSCMVDLLGRAGYLNEAYRLILEMKVKPDFIIWGSLLGACRIHKNVELGEISAKKLFQLDPSSCGYYVLLSNIYADAGRWDEVERMRILMKSRGLLKTPGYSIVELKGRVHVFLVGDKEHPQHEKIYEYLDKLNVKLQALGYMPNLTSVLHDVDEEEKGMVLRVHSEKLAVCFGIMNSVPGSVIHIIKNLRICGDCHIAIKFISKAVNREIVVRDSKRFHHFKDGMCSCGDYW, from the exons ATGGAAACAACAACACTGACGATGACTCGGTTAGTGTTCAGAACAACACCATCAACCGCACGTCGCAAACGTGCTTATTCCACATGGCAGACCAATACCGCGAACCTTACGAGCATGTTCGGCAAATACGTGGACAAAACCAGCGTCTCTAGCTGGAACACCGTCATCGCTGACCTCGCTCGAAGCGGCGATTTCATGGAAGCTCTCAGCGCATTTTCCTCCATGCGCAAGCTCTCTCTACATCCCAACCGCTCCACCTTCCCATGTGCCATCAAGGCCTGTGCCGCACTCTCCGACCTCCGCGCCGGCGTGCAGATCCACCAGCAGGCGTTCGCATTTGGGTTCGGCCACGACCTCTTCGTCTCCGCCGCGCTCGTCGACATGTACTCCAAATGCGGCTTCCCTGACCTCGCGCGCTACCTTTTCGACGAAATTCCCAGCCGAAACGTCGTTTCGTGGACATCCATGATTGCAGGCTACATCCGAAACGACCGCGCCCAGGAAGCCGTTTGCCTCTTTAAGGAGTTGTTGGCGGAGGACAGTGGGAGTGCGGAATCTGAGTATGAGGCTTTCGTGGATTCCATGCTTGTGGGGTGTGTTCTTTCGGCGTGTTCGCGGGTGGGGTGGAGGAGTGCGACTGAAGGGGTTCATGGGTTGGTGGTCAAGAGGGGGTTTGAGGGGTGTGTGGGTGTTGGGAATACTTTGATGGATGCTTATGCCAAGTGTGGAGAAATGGGGGTGGCGAGGAAAGTGTTTGATGGAATGCATGAGAGTGATGTCTGCTCTTGGAACTCTATAATTTCTCAGTATGCGCAGAATGGGTTGTCAGCTGAGGCTTTCTGTGTTTTTGCTGACATGGTGAAGAGTGGCAATGTTAAATATAACGAGGTGACATTGTCTGCGGTGTTGTTGGCCTGCGCGAATTCAGGAGCTTTGCAGCTGGGAAAGTGCATACATGACCAG GTTATAAAGATGGATATGGAGGATAGTGTGGTTGTAGGTACATCTATAGTGGATATGTACTGCAAATGTGGGAGAGTTGAGATGGCTAGGAAGGCATTTGACCGCATGAACATGAAGAATGTTAAGTCATGGACTGCTATGGTTGCTGGTTACGGAATGCATGGCCGTGCAAAAGAGGCAATGGAAGTCTTCTACGAGATGATAAGGTCTGGAGACAAGCCGAATTACATTACTTTTGTGTCAGTTTTAGCTGCATGCAGCCATGCTGGTTTGTTAAAAGAAGGCCGGCATTGGTTTAATAGAAtgaaaagtgaatttaatgttGAACCGGGTATTGAGCACTATTCTTGCATGGTTGATCTCCTCGGGCGTGCTGGCTATCTTAATGAGGCTTATCGTTTGATCCTGGAAATGAAGGTGAAACCTGATTTTATAATCTGGGGTTCCCTTCTTGGGGCTTGTAGGATTCATAAAAATGTGGAACTTGGGGAGATCTCTGCTAAAAAACTATTTCAGTTAGATCCAAGTAGTTGTGGGTACTATGTTCTACTCTCTAATATTTATGCTGATGCTGGAAGGTGGGATGAAGTTGAGAGGATGAGGATATTGATGAAGAGTCGTGGGTTGCTTAAAACCCCTGGATATAGTATAGTAGAGCTCAAGGGTAGGGTACATGTATTCTTAGTTGGAGACAAAGAACATCCTCAACATGAGAAGATTTATGAGTACCTAGACAAATTAAATGTCAAGCTGCAAGCACTTGGGTATATGCCAAATTTGACCTCAGTTCTTCATGATGTTGATGAGGAAGAGAAAGGAATGGTTCTAAGAGTTCATAGTGAGAAACTAGCAGTTTGCTTTGGAATCATGAATTCAGTTCCTGGGTCAGTGATCCATATCATAAAAAATCTTAGAATTTGTGGTGACTGCCACATtgcaattaaatttatttccaaaGCAGTAAATCGAGAAATTGTTGTCAGAGATTCTAAGCGGTTTCATCATTTTAAGGATGGTATGTGTTCATGTGGGGACTACTGGTGA
- the LOC108329505 gene encoding mitochondrial phosphate carrier protein 3, mitochondrial, which translates to MAFSDSSSGRSSLIPSFLYSSSSKTLPLHRMLHSTAAAAAAPPSAPPANLDSGSRGFMIPSPSESRKIELYSPAFYAACTAGGILSCGLTHMTVTPLDLVKCNMQIDPAKYKNITSGFGVLLKEQGFRGFFRGWVPTLLGYSAQGACKFGFYEFFKKYYSDIAGPEYASKYKTLIYLAGSASAEVIADVALCPFEAVKVRVQTQPGFARGLADGLPKFVKSEGTLGLYKGIVPLWGRQIPYTMMKFASFETIVELIYKHAIPTPKNECTKSLQLGVSFAGGYVAGVLCAIVSHPADNLVSFLNNAKGATVGDAVSKLGLWGLFTRGLPLRIVMIGTLTGAQWGIYDAFKVFVGLPTTGGPAPAAAPAPAPGSDLAKA; encoded by the exons ATGGCTTTCTCCGACTCTTCTTCGGGCCGCAGCTCTCTCATCCCCTCCTTCCTATACTCCTCGTCCTCCAAGACGCTTCCTCTCCACCGTATGCTCCACTCCACCGCCGCTGCCGCCGCCGCCCCACCCTCGGCACCGCCGGCAAACCTCGATTCTGGATCGCGCGGCTTCATGATTCCCTCTCCCAGCGAGTCACGTAAAATCGAGCTGTACTCTCCCGCCTTCTACGCCGCCTGTACTGCCGGTGGAATCCTCAGCTGTGGCCTCACTCACATGACCGTCACTCCTCTTGACCTTGTCAAGTGTAATATGCAG ATCGACCCTGCTAAGTACAAGAACATCACATCTGGATTTGGGGTTTTGCTTAAGGAGCAGGGCTTCAGGGGCTTTTTCCGTGGTTGGGTGCCTACCTTGCTTGGTTACAGTGCCCAGGGTGCTTGCAAATTCGGATTTTACGAGTTCTTTAAGAAGTATTACTCTGATATTGCTGGTCCAGAGTATGCTAGCAAGTACAAGACCTTGATTTACCTTGCTGGTTCCGCTTCTGCCGAGGTTATTGCTGATGTTGCTCTTTGCCCCTTCGAGGCTGTGAAGGTCCGTGTCCAAACACAGCCTGGTTTTGCTAGGGGTTTGGCTGATGGGCTCCCAAAATTTGTGAAATCTGAAGGAACTTTGGG GCTGTACAAGGGAATAGTGCCTCTGTGGGGACGACAAATTCCAT ACACAATGATGAAGTTTGCTTCGTTTGAGACCATAGTGGAGCTGATCTATAAGCATGCCATTCCTACTCCAAAGAATGAGTGCACCAAAAGCCTGCAACTCGGTGTCAGTTTTGCTGGTGGATATGTTGCTGGTGTGCTTTGTGCAATCGTGTCTCATCCTGCTGATAATCTTGTCTCTTTCCTGAACAATGCTAAAGGAGCAACAGTTGGTGAT GCGGTGAGTAAGCTTGGTTTGTGGGGTCTCTTCACCCGTGGTCTTCCCCTCCGTATTGTGATGATTGGAACTCTTACTGGTGCCCAATGGGGAATATATGATGCTTTCAAAGTCTTTGTTGGGCT GCCAACAACTGGTGGTCCTGCTCCTGCCGCCGCTCCAGCTCCAGCTCCTGGTTCTGACCTAGCAAAGGCGTAA
- the LOC108328744 gene encoding uncharacterized protein LOC108328744: MGRKNIILYLTLFLAYPVILTKCTSNLTLTFYSCFLYYYIFILSLQKHTHSYQHATNFCTLMATLMKLFFSFAISVILVSKGVSSTTTEPTISASPGVLPYVSAPDISSFFPTPSGYQPLSYDTSSEAPAPAPSSGEFQGKISSASARFHSAALILAVLLSFAVISSNMVIV; encoded by the coding sequence ATGggaagaaaaaacataattttataccTCACCCTCTTCCTTGCTTACCCCGTGATTCTCACCAAATGCACCTCAAATTTAACTCTCACATTCTATTCTTGCTTCTTATATTATTACATCTTTATCTTATCCCTTCAAAAACACACTCACAGTTACCAACACGCCACAAATTTCTGCACCCTCATGGCCACTCTGATGAAGCTGTTTTTTTCATTTGCCATTTCGGTTATCTTGGTTTCAAAGGGTGTGAGTTCAACTACTACTGAGCCTACAATTTCAGCTTCTCCAGGAGTTTTGCCTTATGTGTCTGCTCCTgatatttcatcattttttccCACTCCAAGTGGCTATCAACCACTGAGTTATGATACTTCTTCTGAGGCACCAGCTCCTGCACCCTCTTCAGGGGAATTTCAGGGCAAAATCTCTTCTGCTTCAGCTAGGTTCCATTCTGCTGCTCTCATTCTTGCTGTTCTGCTATCTTTTGCAGTCATAAGTAGTAACATGGTTATTGTTTGA